One part of the Microbulbifer sp. THAF38 genome encodes these proteins:
- a CDS encoding flavohemoglobin expression-modulating QEGLA motif protein, which produces MHQSPSEHPELKALDQKLFELVRGVEILSAIEPKNFREQKQDFFSTNFSTNPQFVYAEHEVEIFQRKRALYALPVETLPDEDLTQLYSDIVESYVDKLDQFRSVGTADFVYDSLRYFGEPTDKDINNADFILHLPDDLEPSADRFFNADEMMRFLSDFANRQGYTYDIRTDDRMIANALVAGSTVKINSHASVSETEVSALAHHELGVHLVTTLNARSQPLRVLELGCPVNTTSQEGLAILCEYLAGYLTLPRLKVLALRVVAVQSMLQDRDFKRTFILLKEQYQVEENLAFTITTRVYRGGGFTKDYLYLQGFHQMLNAMETREDFNNLMAGKVSIECLPLISRLIDKGYLRAPQFISPAIKEPQPIDEVKRFIAHAIK; this is translated from the coding sequence GTGCATCAATCTCCCAGTGAACATCCTGAATTAAAAGCCCTTGATCAAAAATTATTTGAATTGGTGCGCGGGGTAGAAATTCTCTCTGCTATTGAACCAAAAAATTTTCGGGAACAAAAACAGGATTTTTTCTCTACAAATTTTTCCACTAACCCACAGTTTGTTTACGCCGAACACGAAGTAGAAATATTCCAACGTAAGCGAGCACTCTATGCCCTTCCAGTCGAGACTCTGCCAGATGAGGATTTAACCCAGCTTTATAGCGATATTGTCGAGTCATATGTCGACAAACTGGACCAGTTTCGCTCCGTAGGCACAGCGGACTTTGTCTATGACTCCCTGCGTTACTTTGGTGAGCCAACGGATAAAGATATTAACAACGCAGATTTTATCTTGCATTTGCCCGATGATCTTGAACCCAGTGCTGATCGTTTTTTCAATGCCGATGAGATGATGCGTTTTCTCAGTGACTTTGCCAATCGACAGGGCTACACCTACGATATCCGCACCGATGATCGCATGATCGCCAATGCCTTGGTCGCTGGCAGTACGGTAAAAATCAACTCCCATGCCAGTGTCTCAGAAACAGAGGTATCCGCCCTAGCACATCACGAATTAGGGGTCCACCTGGTGACGACCCTAAACGCCCGTAGTCAACCGCTGAGAGTGCTTGAACTTGGCTGTCCGGTCAATACAACCTCCCAGGAAGGGTTGGCAATCCTGTGTGAATACCTGGCCGGTTATCTCACCTTACCGAGATTAAAAGTGTTGGCACTGCGGGTGGTTGCGGTGCAATCCATGTTGCAAGATAGAGACTTTAAGCGCACTTTTATCCTGCTTAAAGAACAATATCAGGTAGAAGAAAACCTGGCCTTTACGATTACTACCCGGGTTTATCGAGGCGGTGGCTTTACCAAGGATTATCTTTACCTACAGGGTTTTCATCAGATGTTAAATGCGATGGAAACCCGCGAGGATTTCAATAACCTGATGGCCGGTAAGGTCTCGATAGAATGTCTGCCTCTTATTTCTCGATTGATCGATAAAGGTTATCTACGTGCACCGCAATTTATTAGCCCGGCAATAAAGGAGCCGCAGCCTATTGATGAGGTCAAGCGTTTTATCGCTCATGCCATTAAATAA
- a CDS encoding GNAT family N-acetyltransferase: MPVEQCSIRPAQIGDLNHLLSIEHDSFTTDLLNRRQMRYLLIKAKACCLLLEVQGVIVGYGICLTPKLPRPARLYSLAVRQEYRGKGLARALIEAFKKYLNCNNYKYWQLEVVINNHSAQKLYKDSGFEIKAQLPGYYENGCDALRMVCVLVATEEV, from the coding sequence ATGCCTGTGGAACAATGCTCTATTCGCCCAGCACAGATCGGTGATCTAAATCATCTGCTCTCTATTGAGCATGACAGTTTTACTACAGATCTATTGAATAGAAGGCAAATGCGCTACTTGCTGATAAAGGCAAAAGCCTGCTGTCTGTTACTAGAAGTTCAGGGTGTTATCGTTGGTTATGGAATTTGTCTGACGCCCAAGTTACCTCGCCCGGCGCGTCTTTATTCTCTTGCGGTACGGCAGGAGTACCGCGGTAAGGGGCTCGCCAGGGCATTGATCGAAGCATTTAAAAAATACTTAAACTGTAATAACTATAAATACTGGCAACTCGAAGTGGTTATCAATAATCACTCTGCGCAAAAGCTTTATAAGGACAGCGGATTTGAAATCAAAGCCCAGCTTCCAGGTTACTATGAGAACGGATGCGATGCTTTACGCATGGTATGTGTGTTGGTAGCTACTGAGGAAGTCTGA
- a CDS encoding RimK family protein — protein MYTTLLVVDDDLDVADLPANTLTFEDYLRDYPKLHEKRIRIINLCDTRRYLSQGYYCSLLAEARRHDVLPSVRVINTLRNGGEQGIWIKAERVDQEIFRDEKPVRALICMGEVQDFRLKTLAATIFQQYPVPLLEVTLSADQGNVLILVQRIGLAQLNAEERHFCWQVLGEYARIRWRKQSSRKKYRWELAMLVNPQEASRPSNQAAVSRFIRAGRRLGIQVDVVTADEISQINQYDALFIRETTAIDHHTYRLACEAEQNGLVVLDDPDSILRCCNKVFLHDAFHYQKVPSLKTLVVNRADPGTLDQLERELGYPIVLKLPEGSFSRGVFKVDNRESLIDKLRDLFKNSALVLAQEYLYTDYDWRIGVLNGRALYACRYYMARNHWQIYNHGVKRHTSGNFDTLPTFETPRSVLNAALKAAAVVGKGLYGIDIKLKDNHAYVIEVNDNPNIDQGIEDKYLGEELYMQIMSEFLRRLELRGAH, from the coding sequence ATGTATACTACTCTGCTTGTGGTCGATGACGATCTGGATGTCGCCGACCTGCCAGCCAATACCCTGACGTTTGAAGATTACCTCCGCGATTACCCCAAACTGCATGAGAAGCGGATACGCATAATTAACTTGTGCGATACCCGCCGTTATCTGAGCCAGGGCTACTACTGCTCCCTCTTGGCGGAGGCGCGCCGACACGATGTTCTCCCCTCTGTGCGGGTCATCAATACCTTGCGTAATGGCGGTGAACAGGGCATCTGGATCAAGGCTGAGCGCGTTGACCAAGAGATTTTTCGTGATGAGAAACCCGTTCGCGCATTGATCTGTATGGGAGAGGTGCAAGACTTCCGCCTGAAGACCTTAGCCGCCACAATATTCCAACAGTACCCAGTGCCTTTGCTGGAAGTTACCTTAAGTGCCGATCAAGGGAATGTCCTGATCCTGGTTCAGCGTATTGGCTTGGCTCAGCTAAACGCAGAGGAACGCCATTTTTGTTGGCAAGTGCTGGGGGAATACGCACGTATCCGCTGGAGAAAGCAGAGCAGCCGGAAGAAATACCGCTGGGAATTGGCGATGCTGGTGAATCCGCAGGAGGCTTCCCGGCCGAGCAACCAAGCCGCAGTCTCGCGCTTTATTCGGGCTGGCAGAAGGCTGGGGATACAGGTGGATGTGGTTACGGCGGATGAAATTTCCCAAATTAACCAGTATGACGCTCTGTTCATACGGGAAACCACGGCGATCGATCACCATACCTACCGTCTGGCTTGTGAAGCGGAACAAAATGGTCTTGTGGTGCTCGATGATCCAGACTCCATCCTGCGCTGCTGTAACAAGGTTTTTTTACACGATGCTTTCCATTATCAAAAAGTGCCTTCTCTGAAGACTCTGGTAGTCAATCGAGCAGATCCCGGTACTTTGGATCAATTGGAGCGAGAGTTGGGTTATCCGATCGTTTTAAAATTGCCCGAAGGATCTTTTTCCAGAGGGGTTTTTAAGGTCGATAATCGAGAGTCGCTTATCGACAAACTGAGGGATCTCTTTAAAAACTCGGCGCTTGTTTTGGCGCAGGAATATCTTTATACCGATTATGACTGGCGTATTGGTGTGTTAAATGGCCGCGCGCTTTATGCCTGCCGATATTATATGGCACGTAATCACTGGCAGATTTACAACCATGGGGTTAAGCGGCACACGAGTGGAAACTTTGACACCTTGCCCACCTTTGAAACCCCTCGTAGTGTATTGAACGCTGCACTGAAAGCCGCAGCTGTGGTAGGAAAAGGGCTGTATGGTATAGATATTAAATTGAAGGATAATCACGCCTACGTGATCGAAGTAAATGACAACCCCAATATTGATCAAGGTATTGAAGATAAATATTTGGGGGAAGAGCTTTACATGCAAATTATGTCGGAGTTTCTTCGTCGCTTGGAATTGCGTGGGGCGCACTAG
- the mbhE gene encoding hydrogen gas-evolving membrane-bound hydrogenase subunit E yields the protein MGAVSDREGRESEQATPGRWISLLSPVAPAIVTIFLMAHMPDISAGKEFSFGVTWVEALGVSLQFYVDGLSFLFALLISGIGVFVAIYAASYMRGDPDLRRFYTYLYLFMVGMLGLVLAGDLITLFVFWEITTISSYLLISYNNTSAIARRSALQALLVTTLGGLCLLVGLLLLAYVADSFDLLQVLAAGKTVRASPLYLPILILILIGAFCKSAQLPFHFWLPNAMAAPTPVSAYLHSATMVKAGIYLLARMHPVLAHTEYWEWILTCTGAATAAVAALAALRQTDLKLALAYTTLIALGTLTMFLGSDASAAVAAAITFLIVHSFYKAALFMVVGIIDKQTGTRSLNKLGGLGHSMHITVIAASAAALSMAGFPPFLGFIGKELKYEGALAVASEPALVATVAVFVNAVTVTVAGMVAIKPFWRKKPQHITHVQEAPPGMWISPLILSGLGLTFGMAPDLVGGGLVEPALSAILGVPETIKLKLWHGINIPLLMSILTFVLGVIMYLGLRRMRAWLAWDFKHAPTSADEMWDKSLDLLKAFAAWQTRILQNGIMRRYLTVIFTTISLVLAYALIRGGQFPLEYAWPRLNLKEWAALLLTVGGAYMAGSARKPLIAICALGALGVGVALIYLFLGAPDVAITQLLVETLYLVLVAAILPRLPVFNPGRKVIFRPRDATLGAILGLLVTFSLLAVLQTPLDSPTTEFFEKASVPEAHGRNIVNVILVDFRALDTFGEIIVVFTAAVAAVTLLGHQLRRGKQ from the coding sequence ATGGGTGCAGTGAGCGACAGGGAAGGTCGCGAGAGTGAACAGGCCACACCGGGGAGATGGATATCACTACTCTCACCCGTAGCTCCGGCTATTGTCACCATTTTTTTGATGGCGCATATGCCAGACATCTCCGCTGGGAAGGAATTTTCCTTTGGTGTTACCTGGGTTGAGGCACTGGGAGTTTCCCTACAATTTTATGTCGATGGCCTGAGCTTCCTTTTTGCGCTGTTGATTAGTGGCATTGGTGTTTTTGTTGCTATCTATGCCGCCTCCTATATGCGCGGTGATCCCGATTTGCGCCGTTTTTACACTTACCTATACCTTTTTATGGTTGGGATGCTGGGTTTGGTGCTGGCGGGCGATTTGATTACCCTATTTGTCTTCTGGGAAATCACTACCATTTCCAGCTATCTGCTGATTAGTTATAACAATACCAGCGCCATTGCCCGCCGCTCCGCTCTACAGGCTTTACTGGTCACCACACTGGGGGGACTTTGCTTACTTGTGGGGTTGCTATTACTTGCGTACGTGGCAGATAGCTTCGATCTACTGCAGGTATTAGCTGCCGGTAAGACGGTGCGGGCAAGCCCACTTTATTTACCGATCCTGATTCTGATATTAATCGGCGCCTTCTGTAAGTCTGCACAGTTGCCCTTTCATTTCTGGCTGCCCAATGCCATGGCCGCACCCACACCGGTGAGCGCCTATCTGCACTCCGCCACCATGGTAAAAGCCGGAATTTACTTACTTGCGCGTATGCACCCGGTATTGGCGCACACCGAGTATTGGGAGTGGATTTTAACCTGTACCGGCGCCGCCACGGCGGCAGTGGCTGCCTTAGCGGCACTGCGCCAAACCGATCTAAAGCTGGCCCTGGCATACACTACCCTGATTGCACTGGGTACCCTGACCATGTTCCTGGGCTCAGATGCCTCGGCCGCTGTGGCCGCCGCCATCACATTTCTTATTGTGCACTCCTTTTACAAAGCTGCCTTGTTTATGGTGGTGGGCATCATCGATAAACAGACTGGCACGCGCAGCCTTAATAAATTAGGCGGACTCGGCCACTCCATGCATATCACGGTGATTGCGGCTTCAGCGGCTGCACTTTCCATGGCCGGCTTTCCGCCTTTTCTAGGCTTTATTGGCAAAGAGCTTAAATACGAAGGCGCTTTAGCAGTGGCCTCAGAACCGGCCCTGGTTGCCACAGTGGCAGTTTTTGTCAATGCCGTCACGGTAACCGTGGCGGGAATGGTGGCAATCAAACCCTTTTGGAGGAAGAAGCCACAACATATAACCCATGTTCAAGAGGCGCCACCAGGCATGTGGATTAGCCCGTTAATTTTGAGTGGCCTGGGGCTTACTTTCGGTATGGCACCAGATCTCGTTGGCGGCGGTTTGGTGGAACCCGCGCTGAGCGCAATTTTAGGTGTGCCAGAGACCATCAAGCTAAAGTTGTGGCACGGTATTAATATCCCTCTGCTGATGAGTATTCTCACTTTTGTTTTGGGAGTCATCATGTATCTGGGGCTGCGTCGTATGCGCGCTTGGTTGGCCTGGGATTTCAAACATGCGCCCACCAGCGCCGACGAAATGTGGGATAAGTCCCTGGATTTACTTAAAGCCTTTGCTGCGTGGCAAACCCGTATTCTGCAAAACGGCATCATGCGACGCTACCTGACGGTGATTTTCACTACCATCTCCCTAGTTCTCGCTTATGCCCTGATTCGCGGTGGGCAATTTCCCCTGGAGTACGCTTGGCCACGCCTGAATTTGAAGGAATGGGCGGCTTTGTTGTTGACGGTGGGGGGAGCCTATATGGCGGGTTCCGCGCGTAAACCGCTGATCGCTATCTGCGCCCTTGGCGCCTTGGGTGTGGGCGTCGCCCTGATTTATTTATTTCTTGGCGCACCGGATGTGGCCATTACCCAACTTCTTGTGGAAACCCTGTACCTGGTGCTAGTGGCGGCAATCCTGCCGCGGCTGCCGGTGTTCAATCCTGGCCGCAAGGTAATATTCCGTCCACGGGATGCCACACTCGGGGCTATATTGGGCTTGCTGGTAACCTTTAGCCTGTTGGCGGTACTTCAAACGCCACTCGATAGCCCAACGACTGAGTTTTTTGAAAAAGCCTCTGTGCCCGAGGCCCATGGCCGCAATATCGTCAATGTGATCTTGGTCGACTTTCGCGCGCTGGATACCTTCGGCGAAATTATCGTTGTTTTTACTGCAGCCGTAGCGGCTGTCACTCTGCTCGGTCACCAGTTGCGACGAGGTAAACAGTGA
- a CDS encoding Na+/H+ antiporter subunit B — protein sequence MNSLILQTATRVLVALILVFSIYMLLRGHNYPGGGFIAGLIAASAFVLFAMAWGVEAAQSALKIPPSNLAATGVLIALLSGMLSLFSGEAPFSGQWLQVTGNKNSGGLSLSNVLIFDIGVYLAVLGAVLTLIFALEDSR from the coding sequence GTGAACTCGCTGATACTGCAAACCGCAACCCGAGTGCTGGTGGCACTGATACTGGTGTTCTCCATTTATATGTTACTGCGCGGGCATAACTATCCAGGTGGGGGGTTTATTGCCGGCTTAATTGCCGCCTCGGCATTTGTTCTCTTTGCCATGGCTTGGGGCGTGGAGGCCGCACAAAGCGCCCTAAAAATTCCGCCGAGCAACCTCGCCGCAACTGGCGTATTGATCGCACTGCTCTCAGGTATGCTGTCTCTATTTTCCGGCGAGGCGCCATTTTCAGGACAATGGCTACAAGTTACCGGCAATAAAAATTCCGGCGGTCTCTCTCTCAGCAATGTGCTGATTTTCGATATTGGCGTTTATTTGGCGGTGCTCGGTGCAGTACTGACTCTGATTTTTGCCCTGGAGGATTCCAGATAA
- a CDS encoding Na+/H+ antiporter subunit C, with amino-acid sequence MEGPLALVVGILIATGVYLMLARNLLHYLFGLILISNAANLAIFVAGRVTRAAPPLIPQGMEVAPGPIANPLPQALILTAIVIGFGLLAFALALIAQAYKVLGTLDVDTMRIAEPIPPKGEKSP; translated from the coding sequence ATGGAAGGTCCACTCGCTCTCGTTGTTGGCATATTAATCGCCACCGGTGTCTATCTGATGCTGGCCAGGAATTTACTGCACTACCTGTTTGGGCTGATATTAATCAGTAATGCTGCCAACTTGGCTATTTTTGTCGCAGGGAGAGTCACTCGTGCCGCGCCACCATTGATTCCGCAGGGTATGGAGGTTGCCCCAGGACCAATCGCCAACCCCCTGCCGCAGGCATTGATTCTCACCGCGATTGTGATTGGCTTTGGTTTGCTGGCATTTGCCCTGGCCCTGATCGCCCAGGCCTATAAGGTTCTCGGTACTCTGGATGTAGATACCATGCGTATCGCCGAGCCGATACCTCCCAAGGGAGAAAAATCTCCTTGA
- a CDS encoding Na+/H+ antiporter subunit D: MSWLLALPFLIPILTALATFPARGRKLLCGFISVAGCALLLAATIAILVLVETGGTRAAQMGDWAAPFGITLVADRLSAIMLLISGIVGFCVSLFSLSDIRKYRVKLGFHSFFQLLLAGVCGSFITGDLFNLYVWFEVMLIASFALLVIGGDRIQLDGGIKYVALNLVSTLLMLTSIGMTYGLTGTLNMAQLHISLAAVDNPSAVSALAVLFICAFGIKAAIFPLFFWLPASYHAPPVTVTAVFAGLLTKVGVYALIRTFTLIFPSELQFPHSILLGTALLTMLTGVLGAAAHYEFRKILAFHIISQIGFLVLGLALNSPLALAGAVFYMIHNIVAKTNLFLISGTAKRLTGSFELSEIGGLYRASPLLSFFFFIAAFSLAGFPPLSGFWAKLLLVKASLDQAAYFVVAVALITGILTLFSMSKIWAEAFLKDHPKDYCQRLQDIPRYERYERLLPVAFLALITLVLGLIPGPLIDYSLAAARELLKPGEYIEAVLGLKIQYVGNR; encoded by the coding sequence TTGAGTTGGTTACTGGCACTGCCTTTTTTGATACCGATTCTCACCGCCCTCGCCACTTTCCCGGCACGCGGCAGAAAACTTCTTTGTGGCTTTATTTCAGTTGCCGGTTGTGCCCTGTTACTGGCCGCGACCATCGCCATATTGGTCCTGGTGGAAACCGGCGGTACCCGTGCCGCGCAAATGGGCGATTGGGCTGCGCCGTTTGGCATCACACTAGTGGCCGATCGACTGAGTGCCATTATGCTGCTGATCAGTGGCATCGTTGGCTTCTGTGTTTCCCTGTTTTCCTTATCCGATATCAGGAAATACCGAGTTAAACTGGGTTTTCACAGTTTCTTTCAGCTTTTACTGGCCGGGGTTTGTGGGAGTTTTATTACCGGGGATTTATTCAATCTCTATGTCTGGTTTGAGGTGATGTTAATCGCCTCCTTCGCACTACTGGTGATTGGCGGCGATCGTATCCAATTGGATGGCGGCATTAAATATGTCGCATTAAATCTGGTATCCACATTGCTAATGTTGACCTCTATCGGAATGACTTATGGGTTGACCGGCACCTTAAATATGGCCCAGCTGCATATCTCTCTGGCCGCTGTGGATAACCCCTCGGCAGTTTCTGCCCTGGCGGTTTTATTTATTTGCGCATTTGGTATTAAGGCCGCGATTTTTCCGTTATTTTTTTGGTTACCCGCTTCTTATCACGCCCCGCCCGTAACGGTAACCGCGGTCTTTGCCGGCCTGCTGACGAAGGTAGGGGTTTATGCTCTGATACGCACCTTTACCCTGATTTTTCCCAGTGAGCTGCAATTCCCCCATAGTATTTTGTTGGGTACGGCATTACTTACTATGCTCACCGGGGTATTGGGTGCGGCGGCCCACTACGAATTTCGCAAGATTCTCGCCTTTCATATCATTAGCCAAATCGGCTTTTTGGTACTGGGCCTTGCGCTTAATTCCCCACTGGCCCTGGCCGGGGCAGTCTTTTATATGATTCACAACATCGTTGCCAAGACTAACTTATTTCTTATTAGTGGCACTGCCAAGCGCCTTACCGGTAGTTTCGAATTAAGTGAAATCGGTGGTCTTTACCGGGCGAGCCCACTGCTTTCTTTCTTTTTCTTTATCGCCGCCTTCAGCCTGGCAGGATTTCCACCACTTTCGGGCTTCTGGGCCAAATTGTTGTTAGTCAAGGCGAGCCTGGACCAGGCCGCTTATTTTGTAGTTGCTGTGGCCCTGATCACCGGCATCCTTACGTTGTTCTCTATGAGCAAAATCTGGGCGGAGGCATTTTTAAAGGACCATCCGAAAGATTATTGCCAGCGCCTGCAAGATATCCCCCGGTATGAACGCTATGAGCGCCTGCTACCTGTAGCGTTTTTGGCTTTGATCACCCTGGTACTCGGTTTAATACCTGGCCCATTAATTGATTACTCCCTGGCGGCCGCCAGGGAGCTATTAAAGCCGGGGGAATATATTGAGGCGGTACTGGGGCTGAAAATCCAATATGTCGGAAACCGCTGA
- a CDS encoding Na+/H+ antiporter subunit E encodes MRVFLLNLILAISWSALTGNATLANFCFGFFLGYLALRVSPKIPEGTKYFQRLPRLIRLASFFLQELVVSSLRAAYEVLSPKLQSRPLVVRIPLEITDQTQIFILANLISLTPGTVVLEITQDNSELLVHTMFVDDPDIFREEIHQGFEKRVREAFS; translated from the coding sequence ATGCGCGTATTTTTACTTAATCTAATCTTAGCTATCAGCTGGTCGGCCTTAACCGGCAATGCAACGCTGGCAAATTTCTGTTTTGGTTTTTTCCTTGGTTACCTCGCATTGCGGGTTTCCCCCAAAATTCCTGAGGGCACCAAATACTTTCAGCGCCTGCCTCGTTTAATCCGCCTAGCCAGTTTTTTTCTACAGGAGTTGGTGGTCTCAAGCTTGCGCGCTGCCTACGAAGTACTTTCACCAAAACTTCAAAGCCGCCCTCTGGTAGTGCGAATTCCCTTAGAAATTACAGATCAGACACAGATTTTTATACTGGCCAATCTGATATCACTCACACCGGGGACCGTAGTGCTGGAAATTACCCAGGACAACTCTGAACTATTGGTACACACCATGTTCGTGGATGATCCAGATATTTTCCGCGAGGAAATCCACCAAGGTTTTGAAAAGCGGGTGCGGGAGGCTTTTTCCTGA
- a CDS encoding cation:proton antiporter codes for MHSTIVDINAPLIVAAINISSLILLLALAMCFMRIFLGPTLADRVVALDVLNILAVAYCALLAIASGEPAYLSAAIALALVAFLVSVAFARFIEKSGKKTVLHEGGGSGFR; via the coding sequence ATGCACAGTACTATCGTTGATATCAACGCGCCATTAATTGTGGCTGCCATTAATATCTCTTCACTCATTTTACTGCTGGCATTGGCCATGTGTTTTATGCGTATCTTTCTCGGGCCGACCCTGGCGGATCGGGTTGTGGCCCTCGACGTACTCAATATTCTTGCAGTGGCCTACTGCGCATTATTAGCCATTGCCTCTGGAGAGCCGGCCTATCTGAGTGCGGCTATTGCCCTGGCACTGGTGGCTTTTCTGGTGAGTGTGGCTTTCGCCCGCTTCATTGAAAAAAGTGGAAAAAAAACTGTTCTACACGAGGGAGGCGGCAGTGGTTTTCGATGA
- the mnhG gene encoding monovalent cation/H(+) antiporter subunit G, giving the protein MVFDEIFIATLLLVGSLFGFSAALGLLRMPDFYTRMSTSGKAATLCCGLLLGGVAAMFHDTQVTARAVAALLFLLFTVPIGVHMIARAAYRVGTPMWRGRTASPRFKNPKRDLK; this is encoded by the coding sequence GTGGTTTTCGATGAGATTTTTATCGCCACCCTATTGCTGGTGGGCAGCCTGTTCGGTTTTAGTGCGGCCTTGGGCCTGTTGCGGATGCCGGACTTCTACACTCGCATGAGCACTTCAGGCAAGGCCGCCACTCTTTGCTGTGGGCTTTTACTGGGAGGTGTGGCCGCAATGTTCCACGATACCCAGGTAACCGCACGCGCAGTGGCGGCGCTGCTGTTTTTGCTCTTCACTGTGCCCATCGGGGTGCATATGATTGCGCGGGCTGCCTATCGGGTAGGCACCCCTATGTGGCGTGGCAGGACCGCCAGCCCCCGCTTCAAAAACCCGAAGAGGGACTTAAAGTAG
- a CDS encoding 5-(carboxyamino)imidazole ribonucleotide synthase yields MSEVTRHIAIVGCGQLAQMMAQEGKPLGITFSFLAEKGEDAGCVEGLGTVVRLDEAGSGEDLFQALGCPEVITAEREQVDVALLRELQRFCPVYPDPHVFEKAQHRLREKRALTESGLPVAPFMPARGRGELLNALDKLGYPAFIKSCENGYDGKNQWRVKDAAELQEAIKEAQDLPCVVEASVDFSCEVSLIGARSVSGEVKTYPLTENLHRQGTLLLSKAPYQDEQLLASARAYLQKLMDDWDYVGVLSVECFVTSEGLLVNEIAPRVHNSGHWTLVGADTSQFANHLRAILDMPLGDTDCPRPAAMVNMLGVDRAPTDKNEGVWLYGKTLRPGRKMGHVILVDDSSEELAQRCEAMIADLYQQ; encoded by the coding sequence GTGAGTGAAGTAACCAGACATATCGCTATTGTCGGCTGTGGGCAGCTGGCGCAGATGATGGCACAAGAGGGTAAGCCCCTCGGTATTACATTTAGTTTCCTGGCGGAGAAGGGCGAGGACGCGGGTTGTGTCGAAGGGCTCGGCACAGTCGTCAGGTTGGATGAGGCGGGCAGTGGCGAGGATTTATTTCAGGCACTCGGCTGCCCTGAGGTGATCACTGCCGAGCGTGAACAGGTGGATGTAGCACTGCTGAGAGAGTTGCAGCGCTTTTGTCCAGTTTACCCAGATCCCCATGTTTTTGAGAAAGCCCAACATCGCTTGAGGGAGAAGCGGGCTCTCACTGAGAGCGGTCTTCCGGTTGCGCCTTTCATGCCGGCAAGGGGACGCGGTGAATTACTGAATGCCCTGGATAAGCTCGGTTATCCGGCATTTATCAAGAGCTGTGAAAATGGCTATGACGGTAAGAACCAGTGGCGGGTGAAGGATGCGGCAGAGCTGCAGGAAGCTATCAAAGAGGCTCAAGATCTGCCCTGTGTGGTGGAAGCCTCGGTAGATTTCTCCTGTGAGGTTTCCCTGATCGGTGCCCGCTCTGTTTCCGGAGAAGTAAAGACCTACCCTCTGACTGAGAACCTGCACCGCCAAGGAACGCTGTTACTCTCCAAGGCGCCCTATCAGGATGAACAATTATTAGCCAGTGCCCGTGCCTATCTGCAAAAGCTGATGGATGACTGGGACTATGTAGGCGTACTCTCAGTGGAGTGCTTTGTCACCAGTGAAGGCTTGCTGGTGAATGAAATTGCGCCACGGGTCCACAACAGTGGTCACTGGACTTTAGTGGGTGCGGACACCAGCCAATTTGCCAATCACCTGCGTGCGATATTGGATATGCCACTGGGTGACACCGACTGCCCACGGCCCGCTGCCATGGTCAATATGCTCGGTGTGGATCGAGCGCCAACAGACAAGAATGAGGGTGTTTGGCTCTACGGCAAGACGCTCCGTCCCGGGCGTAAGATGGGCCATGTGATTCTGGTGGATGACAGTTCAGAAGAGCTGGCTCAGCGCTGTGAGGCGATGATTGCTGATCTCTATCAGCAGTAA
- the purE gene encoding 5-(carboxyamino)imidazole ribonucleotide mutase — protein MKSLPFEKVTIVMGSRSDWPTMANATKPLNELEVPFATAVVSAHRTPQRLVEFASEAHKNGTQVIIAGAGGSAHLPGMIAAMSPLPVIAVPVESRFMTGMDSLLSIVQMPKGIAVATQAVGASGAYNAGLMAAQMLSLGDTELQERLIAWRERQTDQVPLTVE, from the coding sequence GTGAAATCACTGCCCTTTGAAAAAGTCACCATCGTTATGGGGTCGCGATCGGACTGGCCTACCATGGCCAATGCCACCAAACCCCTGAACGAGCTGGAGGTTCCTTTTGCCACTGCGGTTGTGTCCGCCCACAGAACCCCCCAGCGCCTGGTGGAATTCGCCAGTGAAGCCCACAAAAACGGCACCCAGGTGATTATCGCCGGAGCTGGTGGCTCTGCCCACCTGCCGGGAATGATTGCCGCTATGAGCCCGCTGCCGGTTATTGCCGTACCTGTTGAAAGCCGTTTTATGACCGGAATGGACAGCCTTCTTTCCATCGTACAGATGCCCAAAGGTATTGCCGTGGCTACCCAGGCAGTAGGTGCCTCTGGGGCTTATAACGCAGGCCTGATGGCGGCACAGATGCTCTCCCTGGGCGATACTGAACTGCAGGAGCGACTGATCGCCTGGCGCGAGCGTCAAACTGACCAGGTTCCGCTAACGGTGGAGTGA